From Magnolia sinica isolate HGM2019 chromosome 13, MsV1, whole genome shotgun sequence, one genomic window encodes:
- the LOC131224024 gene encoding polygalacturonase-like codes for MGLQRQLLPIIMLWFCYSSCYSNLLEDPLSAFNHEALPYEKGAYPTYFGTIDEVDHEFGNQISTTTQFGRSIFSSLRFDQVGSPESSATVVNVKDFGAKGDGTDDTKAFEKAWQKACSSSAPSVLVVPAKKNYLLKPITFSGPCRSSITVMILGTIEAPSDPSDWDQLDRTRWLLFQKVQNLRVQGGGTINGNGEMWWKNSCKINKALPCKNAPTALTFYSCKNLILNDLKIKDSQQIQVSFESCVNVLASNLMVTAPETSPNTDGIHITNTQNIQIMNSVIRTGDDCISIESGSQNVKAMNITCGPGHGISIGSLGDDKSEAHVSQVIVDGATLFGTTNGVRIKTWQGGSGSATNIKFQNIAMYNVTRPIIIDQNYCDSKYPCPEKGSAVEVSDVIYKNIRGTSTSDEAVTFDCSQSSPCNGIVLQDINLVGYAGQKTSSSCKNVRGSTIGKVVPTSCF; via the exons atgggtCTACAAAGACAGTTACTCCCTATCATCATGCTTTGGTTTTGTTATTCTTCCTGTTATAGCAACTTGCTGGAGGACCCACTCTCAGCTTTCAATCATGAGGCCCTTCCCTATGAAAAAGGTGCCTACCCTACATATTTCGGCACCATTGACGAAGTGGACCACGAATTTGGAAACCAAATCTCGACCACAACTCAATTCGGACGGTCAATCTTTAGCTCCTTGAGGTTTGATCAAGTGGGTAGTCCTGAATCTTCAGCCACTGTGGTGAATGTGAAAGATTTCGGAGCCAAAGGTGATGGAACAGATGACACAAAG GCATTTGAGAAGGCCTGGCAGAAGGCTTGCTCATCATCAGCTCCTTCTGTTCTCGTTGTGCCTGCAAAGAAGAACTACCTTCTCAAACCAATCACCTTTTCAGGCCCTTGCAGATCTTCCATTACAGTGATG ATCCTTGGAACCATCGAAGCTCCTTCTGATCCATCTGATTGGGACCAATTAGATCGAACGCGTTGGCTTCTTTTTCAAAAGGTTCAAAATCTTAGAGTTCAAGGCGGTGGGACCATTAATGGAAATGGAGAGATGTGGTGGAAGAACTCTTGTAAAATCAACAAAGCTCTT CCTTGCAAAAATGCGCCAACG GCCTTAACCTTTTATTCATGCAAGAACTTGATATTAAATGACCTGAAGATCAAAGACAGCCAGCAAATACAAGTTTCTTTTGAGAGTTGTGTGAATGTACTAGCTTCCAATCTCATGGTAACTGCACCAGAGACAAGCCCTAACACTGATGGCATTCACATCACAAACACCCAAAATATTCAGATCATGAATTCTGTCATCAGAACTG GTGATGATTGTATCTCAATAGAAAGTGGGTCTCAAAATGTCAAAGCTATGAACATAACCTGTGGGCCAGGCCATGGGATCAG CATCGGCAGTTTAGGAGATGACAAGTCAGAAGCCCATGTCTCACAAGTGATAGTGGATGGAGCCACCTTATTTGGAACAACCAATGGAGTCAGGATCAAAACCTGGCAG GGAGGTTCTGGAAGTGCAACCAACATCAAGTTCCAAAACATTGCAATGTACAatgttacaaggcccatcatCATAGACCAAAACTACTGTGACTCCAAGTACCCTTGCCCAGAAAAG GGATCAGCTGTGGAAGTGAGTGATGTGATCTACAAGAACATCAGAGGAACAAGCACCTCAGATGAGGCCGTGACATTTGATTGTAGCCAGAGCTCTCCATGCAATGGGATAGTGTTGCAAGACATTAATCTTGTAGGTTATGCAGGGCAAAAAACAAGCAGTTCATGCAAGAATGTTAGGGGGTCCACCATCGGGAAGGTTGTCCCAACTTCTTGCTTCTAG